A genome region from Engraulis encrasicolus isolate BLACKSEA-1 chromosome 6, IST_EnEncr_1.0, whole genome shotgun sequence includes the following:
- the niban1b gene encoding protein Niban 1, which produces MGGSASSQLDETTSSHIRGQTEGDLKAFAAQYRRQYCVALCSRLQEELEQQNTSPALLLKHREPCVGGEVVYEAGMMQCEDGRKWRDRWAVIKDNTLELHDNQEMWKKGSAARQVLVLVGGDAVTTREKYEALLHKDYPDLNNGQEDSSTELLPPNSFPVYLKLPYRRHVYLCCHDNEQRRRFLSVLTHAIRHQNHDSLHKPSCETQAFLAAVDFHRQETGRYESWDMLVGDDTQVLTHLVVEGCIPYLQRELFPQLKGKRAEKRRAWLSLVEAAHTQVLSQVDQCLQSLKEECSATAQQQGALLRANMDQISSSQAFLETKLQGLVSEQAHSVCAEHVTPYLTSVLEELLEPVNRGFQAVRQLCEERLDCLCKDVRGHGWTYPQVHQALQQAGRERLEDGFQGLDTLHDKLQGLQQRFGFSNTPKLVQGAQRDMQQLMDNAIYTFESLLQSAKDNAGQLGSVMDKAKARVLKQYDYDSSTVRKRFFQEALMDITLPVLRRHLAPSCRPKLESFEQYIFADCTDFIRVENVYEDILTKTLTPEVSKVVKEAASQKRHNLFVDSADLQAISQGSLSMILTDSSRTPPRSAPSSPPLQPGLGRMLLGGEIKPSPLAASVPGVTVTSAEEVCSPEVPQEQQQQVQQEEEQKQEQGEHGEVEQKDEMEKQSGEEKVQEEQTKVQQQSEPPPAQEGMKEQKEEDEDKEKEKEKVVVEEKEKEKEEEEKMKEETGIEEVIQQVSSVQVSSSPPPAAPKEDAPAPEEPLPPPASDVPSAPPVASVAPSTPTGCTDRAFYINPPAGVPAGSAVPLCEEEDSTVTPVPTATTTIAATTTSTAPQATQGCHSPEEDSGGEMAETAEACEAPPVEAVEETSVTPARVEGGAEEDSEGASGGVNAAEEESGSREHLSSSEPTAEGAEAPPCGTAEEEEEEGEEGEEEEEGGLDSVKAIRDLVMEVIEVEDVITPCPDGRPA; this is translated from the exons ATGGGTGGATCAGCCTCCAGCCAGCTAGATGAGACAACGTCCAGTCACATCAGAG ggcaGACAGAGGGGGATCTGAAGGCCTTTGCTGCTCAGTACAGGAGGCAGTACTGTGTGGCCCTCTGCTCAAGACTACAGGAGGAGCTGGAACAGCAAAACACCAGCCCTGCGCTGCTCCTCAAACAccgg GAGCCATGTGTGGGTGGTGAGGTGGTGTACGAGGCCGGTATGATGCAGTGTGAGGACGGCAGGAAGTGGAGAGACAGATGGGCCGTCATCAAAGACAACACTCTGGAGCTGCACGACAACCAGgag ATGTGGAAGAAGGGTTCTGCTGCCCGGCAGGTGCTGGTTCTGGTCGGGGGTGATGCAGTGACCACTAGGGAGAAGTATGAGGCGTTACTCCATAAGGACTATCCTGACCTCAACA ATGGGCAAGAGGACTCATCCACTGAGCTACTTCCGCCCAACTCCTTCCCAGTCTACTTGAAGTTGCCGTACCGACGTCATGTTTACCTCTGCTGCCATGACAACGAGCAGCGTCGGCGCTTCCTCTCTGTTCTCACTCACGCCATCCGTCACCAGAACCACG ACTCTCTGCACAAACCCAGCTGTGAGACACAGGCCTTTCTGGCAGCCGTAGACTTTCATCGACAGGAGACGGGCCGCTATGAATCATGGGACATGCTAGTGGGAGATGACACACAG gtCCTCACACACTTGGTGGTGGAAGGGTGTATTCCGTACCTTCAGAGGGAGCTGTTTCCCCAGTTGAAGGGGAAGAgggcggagaagaggagagcctGGCTATCC ttAGTGGAGGCTGCCCACACCCAGGTGTTGTCCCAGGTGGATCAGTGTCTCCAGAGCCTGAAGGAGGAGTGCAGTGCCACAGCCCAACAGCAGGGAGCGCTGCTGCGCGCCAACATGGACCAGATCAGCTCCTCGCAGGCCTTCCTGGAGACCAAGCTACAAG GTCTGGTGTCGGAGCAGGCCCATAGTGTTTGTGCGGAGCATGTGACCCCGTACCTCACCTCTGTGCTGGAGGAGCTGCTGGAGCCGGTCAACAGGGGCTTCCAGGCCGTCAGGCAGCTCTGTGAGGAGCGGCTGGACTGCCTCTGCAAAGACGTTAGGGGACACGGATGGACATACCCACAGGTCCACCAG GCTCTGCAGCAGGCTGGTCGTGAGCGGCTGGAGGACGGCTTCCAGGGCCTGGACACCCTGCATGACAAGCTCCAGGGACTGCAGCAGAGATTTGGCTTCTCCAACACCCCCAAACTAGTGCAGGGCGCCCAGAGGGACATgcagcag CTGATGGATAATGCCATATACACCTTTGAGTCGCTGCTTCAGTCTGCGAAAGACAACGCTGGCCAGCTGGGGTCTGTCATGGACAAAGCCAAGGCTAGAGTGCTCAAG CAATATGACTATGACAGCAGCACGGTGCGGAAGCGTTTCTTCCAGGAGGCCTTGATGGACATCACACTACCCGTGCTGAGGAGACACCTGGCCCCCTCATGCAGACCC AAACTGGAGAGTTTTGAGCAGTACATATTTGCGGACTGTACAGACTTCATCCGAGTGGAGAATGTGTATGAGGACATTCTAACCAAGACTCTCACCCCAGAAGTCAGCAAAG TGGTGAAGGAGGCGGCAAGTCAGAAGAGGCACAACCTGTTTGTGGACAGCGCCGACCTGCAGGCCATCAGCCAGGGCAGCCTGTCCATGATCCTGACGGACAGCAGCCGCACGCCTCCGAGATCCGCCCCCTCCAGCCCGCCACTACAGCCCGGCCTTGGACGCATGCTCCTGGGGGGCGAGATCAAGCCCTCCCCTCTGGCTGCTAGTGTGCCGGGGGTGACCGTGACCTCTGCGGAGGAGGTTTGCAGCCCGGAGGTACCACAGGAGCAGCAGCAACAAGTAcaacaggaggaggagcagaaacaGGAGCAGGGGGAGCATGGGGAGGTGGAGCAGAAGGATGAGATGGAGAAGCAGAGTGGAGAAGAAAAGGTACAGGAGGAGCAGACCAAAGTGCAACAACAAAGTGAACCACCTCCAGCACAAGAAGGAATGAAGGAGCaaaaagaggaggacgaggacaaggagaaggagaaagaaaaggtggtcgtggaggagaaagagaaagagaaggaggaggaagagaagatgaagGAGGAGACGGGGATTGAGGAGGTGATTCAGCAAGTCAGCTCAGTCCAAGTGTCCTCTtcgcctcctcctgctgctcccaaGGAAGACGCACCTGCCCCTGAAGAGCCTCTCCCACCACCTGCCTCCGATGTCCCCTCTGCCCCCCCAGTGGCCTCAGTGGCCCCATCCACCCCCACGGGCTGCACGGACAGAGCGTTCTACATCAACCCACCAGCAGGGGTCCCCGCAGGCAGTGCTGTGCCGCTCTGTGAGGAGGAAGACTCCACTGTCACCCCTGtccccactgccaccaccaccattgcTGCCACCACGACTAGCACAGCACCTCAAGCCACCCAGGGATGCCATAGTCCAGAGGAAGACAGCGGTGGTGAGATGGCTGAGACAGCTGAGGCATGTGAAGCACCACCTGTAGAGGCTGTAGAGGAGACGAGTGTGACTCCGGCAAGAGTGGAAGGAGGTGCTGAGGAGGACTCCGAAGGGGCCTCTGGAGGTGTGAACGCAGCCGAGGAGGAGAGCGGATCCCGTGAACACCTGTCAAGCTCTGAGCCGACAGCAGAGGGCGCTGAGGCACCTCCATGTGGcacagctgaggaggaggaggaagagggggaagagggagaggaagaggaggaggggggtttgGACAGCGTGAAGGCCATTCGGGATCTGGTGATGGAGGTTATTGAGGTGGAGGACGTCATCACGCCATGTCCTGATGGCAGACCAGCTTAG
- the rnf2 gene encoding E3 ubiquitin-protein ligase RING2 isoform X2, which produces MTQTVQTNGVLPLSKTWELSLYELQRTPQAITDGLEIAVSPRSLHSELMCPICLDMLKNTMTTKECLHRFCADCIITALRSGNKECPTCRKKLVSKRSLRPDPNFDALISKIYPSRDEYEAHQERVLARISKHNNQQALSHSIEEGLKIQAMNRLQRGKKHQVENGSGAEDNGDSSHCSNASVHSNQEAGPSIKRTKTSDDSGLDMDNATENGAAAGDMALDGASEIELVFRPHPTLMEKEDSAQTSVEFVPRYIKTSGNATVDHLSKYLAVRLALEDMRKNGEASPINVDAASEKQYTIYISTANSSQFTVLNGSFSLELVSEKYWKVNKPMELYFAPTKEHK; this is translated from the exons ATGACTCAGACCGTGCAGACCAACGGGGTCCTGCCCCTCAGCAAGACCTGGGAGCTCAGTCTGTATGAGCTGCAGAGGACCCCACAG GCCATCACAGATGGCCTGGAGATCGCCGTGTCCCCGCGCAGCCTCCACAGCGAGCTCATGTGCCCCATCTGCCTGGACATGCTGAAGAACACCATGACCACCAAGGAGTGCCTGCACCGCTTCTGCGCAGACTGCATCATCACCGCACTACGCTCCGG CAACAAGGAGTGCCCCACGTGCCGAAAGAAGCTAGTGTCAAAGCGCTCGCTGCGGCCGGACCCCAACTTCGACGCGCTGATCAGCAAGATCTACCCCAGCCGAGACGAGTACGAGGCGCACCAGGAGCGCGTGCTGGCGCGCATCAGCAAGCACAACAACCAGCAGGCCCTCAGCCACAGCATCGAGGAGGGCCTCAAGATACAGGCCATgaacag GCTCCAGCGGGGTAAGAAGCATCAGGTTGAGAACGGCAGCGGCGCGGAGGACAACGGCGACAGCTCCCACTGCAGCAACGCGTCGGTGCACAGCAACCAGGAGGCGGGGCCCAGCATCAAGCGCACCAAGACGTCGGACGACTCGGGCCTGGATATGGACAACGCCACGGAGAACGGCGCCGCCGCCGGCGACATGGCCCTGGACGGAGCCAGCGAGATCGAGCTGGTCTTCCGCCCGCACCCCACGCTCATGGAGAAGGAGGACTCCGCGCAGACCAG TGTGGAATTCGTGCCCAGGTACATCAAGACGTCAGGTAACGCCACGGTGGACCACCTGTCCAAGTACCTGGCGGTGCGGCTGGCACTGGAGGACATGCGCAAGAACGGGGAGGCCAGCCCCATCAACGTGGACGCGGCCAGCGAGAAGCAATACACCATCTACATCTCCACAGCCAACAGCAGCCAGTTCACA GTCCTAAATGGCTCCTTCTCCCTGGAGCTGGTGAGTGAGAAGTACTGGAAGGTGAACAAGCCCATGGAGCTGTACTTCGCCCCCACCAAGGAGCACAAATAA
- the rnf2 gene encoding E3 ubiquitin-protein ligase RING2 isoform X1: MTQTVQTNGVLPLSKTWELSLYELQRTPQEAITDGLEIAVSPRSLHSELMCPICLDMLKNTMTTKECLHRFCADCIITALRSGNKECPTCRKKLVSKRSLRPDPNFDALISKIYPSRDEYEAHQERVLARISKHNNQQALSHSIEEGLKIQAMNRLQRGKKHQVENGSGAEDNGDSSHCSNASVHSNQEAGPSIKRTKTSDDSGLDMDNATENGAAAGDMALDGASEIELVFRPHPTLMEKEDSAQTSVEFVPRYIKTSGNATVDHLSKYLAVRLALEDMRKNGEASPINVDAASEKQYTIYISTANSSQFTVLNGSFSLELVSEKYWKVNKPMELYFAPTKEHK; this comes from the exons ATGACTCAGACCGTGCAGACCAACGGGGTCCTGCCCCTCAGCAAGACCTGGGAGCTCAGTCTGTATGAGCTGCAGAGGACCCCACAG GAGGCCATCACAGATGGCCTGGAGATCGCCGTGTCCCCGCGCAGCCTCCACAGCGAGCTCATGTGCCCCATCTGCCTGGACATGCTGAAGAACACCATGACCACCAAGGAGTGCCTGCACCGCTTCTGCGCAGACTGCATCATCACCGCACTACGCTCCGG CAACAAGGAGTGCCCCACGTGCCGAAAGAAGCTAGTGTCAAAGCGCTCGCTGCGGCCGGACCCCAACTTCGACGCGCTGATCAGCAAGATCTACCCCAGCCGAGACGAGTACGAGGCGCACCAGGAGCGCGTGCTGGCGCGCATCAGCAAGCACAACAACCAGCAGGCCCTCAGCCACAGCATCGAGGAGGGCCTCAAGATACAGGCCATgaacag GCTCCAGCGGGGTAAGAAGCATCAGGTTGAGAACGGCAGCGGCGCGGAGGACAACGGCGACAGCTCCCACTGCAGCAACGCGTCGGTGCACAGCAACCAGGAGGCGGGGCCCAGCATCAAGCGCACCAAGACGTCGGACGACTCGGGCCTGGATATGGACAACGCCACGGAGAACGGCGCCGCCGCCGGCGACATGGCCCTGGACGGAGCCAGCGAGATCGAGCTGGTCTTCCGCCCGCACCCCACGCTCATGGAGAAGGAGGACTCCGCGCAGACCAG TGTGGAATTCGTGCCCAGGTACATCAAGACGTCAGGTAACGCCACGGTGGACCACCTGTCCAAGTACCTGGCGGTGCGGCTGGCACTGGAGGACATGCGCAAGAACGGGGAGGCCAGCCCCATCAACGTGGACGCGGCCAGCGAGAAGCAATACACCATCTACATCTCCACAGCCAACAGCAGCCAGTTCACA GTCCTAAATGGCTCCTTCTCCCTGGAGCTGGTGAGTGAGAAGTACTGGAAGGTGAACAAGCCCATGGAGCTGTACTTCGCCCCCACCAAGGAGCACAAATAA
- the rnf2 gene encoding E3 ubiquitin-protein ligase RING2 isoform X3, whose protein sequence is MTQTVQTNGVLPLSKTWELSLYELQRTPQEAITDGLEIAVSPRSLHSELMCPICLDMLKNTMTTKECLHRFCADCIITALRSGNKECPTCRKKLVSKRSLRPDPNFDALISKIYPSRDEYEAHQERVLARISKHNNQQALSHSIEEGLKIQAMNRLQRGKKHQVENGSGAEDNGDSSHCSNASVHSNQEAGPSIKRTKTSDDSGLDMDNATENGAAAGDMALDGASEIELVFRPHPTLMEKEDSAQTRYIKTSGNATVDHLSKYLAVRLALEDMRKNGEASPINVDAASEKQYTIYISTANSSQFTVLNGSFSLELVSEKYWKVNKPMELYFAPTKEHK, encoded by the exons ATGACTCAGACCGTGCAGACCAACGGGGTCCTGCCCCTCAGCAAGACCTGGGAGCTCAGTCTGTATGAGCTGCAGAGGACCCCACAG GAGGCCATCACAGATGGCCTGGAGATCGCCGTGTCCCCGCGCAGCCTCCACAGCGAGCTCATGTGCCCCATCTGCCTGGACATGCTGAAGAACACCATGACCACCAAGGAGTGCCTGCACCGCTTCTGCGCAGACTGCATCATCACCGCACTACGCTCCGG CAACAAGGAGTGCCCCACGTGCCGAAAGAAGCTAGTGTCAAAGCGCTCGCTGCGGCCGGACCCCAACTTCGACGCGCTGATCAGCAAGATCTACCCCAGCCGAGACGAGTACGAGGCGCACCAGGAGCGCGTGCTGGCGCGCATCAGCAAGCACAACAACCAGCAGGCCCTCAGCCACAGCATCGAGGAGGGCCTCAAGATACAGGCCATgaacag GCTCCAGCGGGGTAAGAAGCATCAGGTTGAGAACGGCAGCGGCGCGGAGGACAACGGCGACAGCTCCCACTGCAGCAACGCGTCGGTGCACAGCAACCAGGAGGCGGGGCCCAGCATCAAGCGCACCAAGACGTCGGACGACTCGGGCCTGGATATGGACAACGCCACGGAGAACGGCGCCGCCGCCGGCGACATGGCCCTGGACGGAGCCAGCGAGATCGAGCTGGTCTTCCGCCCGCACCCCACGCTCATGGAGAAGGAGGACTCCGCGCAGACCAG GTACATCAAGACGTCAGGTAACGCCACGGTGGACCACCTGTCCAAGTACCTGGCGGTGCGGCTGGCACTGGAGGACATGCGCAAGAACGGGGAGGCCAGCCCCATCAACGTGGACGCGGCCAGCGAGAAGCAATACACCATCTACATCTCCACAGCCAACAGCAGCCAGTTCACA GTCCTAAATGGCTCCTTCTCCCTGGAGCTGGTGAGTGAGAAGTACTGGAAGGTGAACAAGCCCATGGAGCTGTACTTCGCCCCCACCAAGGAGCACAAATAA